The Brasilonema sennae CENA114 genome includes a region encoding these proteins:
- a CDS encoding VENN motif pre-toxin domain-containing protein: MKDLTEAQKATLKFLSTIAGGAASLTP, encoded by the coding sequence GTGAAAGATTTAACCGAAGCACAAAAAGCCACACTCAAATTTCTCAGCACAATTGCCGGAGGCGCAGCTAGCTTAACGCCATAA
- a CDS encoding NAD(P)H-quinone oxidoreductase subunit 4, with amino-acid sequence MIADRFPWLTAIILLPFIASLIIPLLPDKDGKVVRWYALGIGFADFVLMCYAFLTHYDATSATFQLAEKYAWVPQLGFSWAVSVDGLSVPLVLLAGLVTTLSIFAAWQVNIKPRLFYFLMLVLYSAQIGVFVAQDLLLFFIMWELELVPVYLLVSIWGGQKRRYAAMKFLLYTAAASIFILVAALAMALYDDNMTFDIVELAMKNYPLTLELPLYAGLLIAFGVKLAVFPLHTWLPDAHGEASAPVSMILAGVLLKMGGYGLIRLNLELLSDAHIYFAPIIAILGVVNIIYGALNSFAQSNMKRRLAYSSVSHMGFVLLGIASFTDLGVSGAMLQMISHGLIAAVLFFLSGVTYDRTHTMVMEKMGGMGQPMPKVFALFTVGAMASLALPGMSGFASELSVFVGVTTSDIYSSTFCTVTVFLAAVGVILTPIYLLSMLRQVFYGSGAALSCEIGNADSENQDDEGAVCFGTDCLLPNQAVYEDARPRELFIAACFLLPIIGIGFYPKIATQMYDVKTVAVNTQVRQSYTQIAQTNPHIYAKGFLAPKIAESEVPTVLGIIK; translated from the coding sequence ATGATAGCGGATCGATTTCCCTGGCTGACCGCGATTATCCTCCTCCCCTTCATTGCTTCCCTAATCATTCCCTTATTGCCTGATAAAGACGGCAAGGTTGTGCGATGGTATGCCCTAGGTATAGGATTTGCGGACTTTGTCTTGATGTGCTACGCCTTTTTGACCCATTACGATGCAACCAGCGCGACTTTTCAACTCGCGGAAAAATATGCCTGGGTGCCTCAATTAGGTTTTAGCTGGGCAGTTTCGGTCGATGGACTATCTGTACCGCTTGTGCTTCTGGCAGGACTGGTGACGACACTTTCGATATTTGCAGCGTGGCAAGTTAATATTAAGCCTCGCTTGTTCTATTTTCTGATGCTGGTACTGTATTCCGCACAGATAGGGGTATTCGTCGCGCAAGACTTGCTGCTGTTTTTCATTATGTGGGAACTGGAACTGGTTCCCGTCTACCTACTCGTCTCGATTTGGGGTGGACAAAAGCGTCGCTACGCAGCAATGAAATTCTTACTGTATACCGCAGCAGCTTCTATCTTCATTCTGGTAGCGGCGCTGGCAATGGCACTCTACGACGATAATATGACCTTTGATATAGTAGAGCTTGCCATGAAGAATTACCCGCTGACGCTAGAACTGCCCCTTTACGCAGGATTGCTGATTGCATTTGGTGTCAAATTGGCTGTTTTCCCATTGCACACTTGGCTACCTGACGCACATGGTGAAGCTTCTGCTCCCGTGTCAATGATTTTGGCGGGTGTACTCCTGAAAATGGGTGGATACGGACTGATTCGCCTAAATTTGGAGCTTCTATCTGATGCACACATTTACTTTGCACCGATTATAGCCATTTTGGGCGTCGTCAACATTATTTATGGCGCGTTGAACTCCTTTGCCCAGTCCAATATGAAGCGTCGCCTAGCGTATTCGTCGGTTTCCCACATGGGGTTCGTATTGCTGGGTATTGCGTCCTTTACCGACTTGGGAGTCAGCGGTGCGATGTTGCAGATGATCTCACACGGTTTAATAGCAGCTGTGCTGTTCTTCCTGTCAGGCGTGACCTACGATCGCACTCATACAATGGTAATGGAAAAGATGGGTGGTATGGGTCAGCCAATGCCCAAAGTGTTTGCCCTGTTTACGGTTGGTGCAATGGCGTCGCTGGCTCTCCCTGGTATGAGCGGCTTTGCCAGTGAGCTTTCAGTCTTCGTTGGCGTAACGACCAGCGACATCTACAGTTCAACTTTCTGCACAGTGACAGTCTTCTTAGCAGCAGTGGGAGTTATCCTCACGCCGATCTATTTGCTCTCAATGCTGCGACAAGTATTTTACGGTTCTGGTGCAGCACTCTCATGCGAAATTGGCAATGCTGACTCGGAGAATCAGGATGATGAAGGCGCAGTTTGCTTCGGTACTGACTGCCTCCTGCCTAACCAAGCAGTCTATGAAGATGCCAGACCGCGTGAGTTGTTCATCGCTGCCTGTTTTCTCTTACCGATTATCGGCATCGGATTTTATCCCAAGATAGCTACGCAGATGTACGATGTAAAGACTGTCGCGGTGAACACTCAAGTCCGCCAATCATATACTCAAATCGCGCAAACGAATCCTCATATATATGCCAAGGGTTTCTTGGCTCCTAAAATCGCAGAATCTGAAGTTCCAACCGTTTTGGGAATTATCAAGTAA
- a CDS encoding tRNA (5-methylaminomethyl-2-thiouridine)(34)-methyltransferase MnmD: MSDSDNFTPKLTADGSFTFFSDEFSESFHSHYGARQESFFKFVAPTQLSLKAHKPTVRLLDVCYGLGYNSAAAIETIWAVNPNCYIEVIALELNSAVPQAAIAHHLFDNWEYKYTQILTQLAFEHQVLQNRLKATLLIGDARNSIKLVNQSGFQADAIFLDPFSPPHCPQLWTVEFIKQLSVCLDIDGLLATYSCAAAVRTALLAAGLQISSTSPVGRKTPGTVAGHQQVTSHHELQTTTVLSSSSFFLPLSLAEQEHLLTRAAIPYRDPQLCDAADVILRRRQQEQQTSSLESTSGWRKRWFSKNLLNDM; this comes from the coding sequence ATGTCAGACTCAGACAATTTTACACCCAAACTCACAGCAGATGGCTCGTTCACTTTTTTTTCTGATGAGTTTAGCGAGTCGTTTCACAGCCATTACGGAGCGCGTCAGGAGAGTTTTTTTAAGTTTGTCGCCCCAACTCAACTATCACTGAAAGCACACAAACCAACAGTGCGGTTGCTTGATGTTTGTTATGGTCTAGGATACAACAGTGCAGCTGCTATAGAAACGATTTGGGCAGTCAATCCCAACTGTTATATAGAAGTCATTGCTTTAGAACTCAATAGCGCTGTACCACAAGCTGCGATCGCCCATCACTTATTCGATAACTGGGAATATAAATATACCCAAATTTTGACTCAGTTAGCCTTTGAGCATCAAGTACTGCAAAATCGTCTCAAAGCGACTTTACTCATTGGTGATGCCAGAAATTCAATCAAACTTGTCAACCAGTCGGGTTTTCAAGCTGATGCAATTTTTCTCGATCCGTTTTCACCACCTCATTGTCCTCAGTTATGGACTGTTGAATTTATCAAACAACTATCTGTTTGTTTAGACATAGATGGCTTACTCGCGACTTATTCCTGCGCGGCTGCTGTACGAACGGCACTTTTGGCAGCTGGACTACAAATAAGTTCTACCTCACCAGTCGGAAGAAAGACACCTGGTACAGTAGCCGGACATCAACAAGTAACTAGCCATCATGAACTACAAACCACCACCGTTCTATCGTCCTCATCCTTCTTTCTCCCACTTTCTCTAGCAGAACAAGAACATTTACTCACTCGTGCTGCTATTCCTTATCGCGATCCACAGCTGTGCGATGCTGCTGATGTGATTTTGAGACGACGGCAACAAGAACAACAAACTTCCTCTCTAGAGTCTACCTCTGGTTGGCGTAAAAGATGGTTCTCAAAAAATCTACTTAATGATATGTAA
- the ptsP gene encoding phosphoenolpyruvate--protein phosphotransferase, whose product MAAVGIVIVSHSRQLAEGVRELAVQMVQGKVFLAVAAGIDDPKNPLGTDAIQVYEAIASIYNDQGVLVLMDLGSALMSAEMALEFLSQEQREKVHLCEAPLVEGAIAAAVAAASGCNIQQVMAQARGALVAKATQLGVNVSHILGESTEVSTSSFVVEGQITKQIRLTVRNPLGLHARPAAKFVATAARFQSQIKVQNITKGTEAVRADSINQVSILGVRQGHELLITATGSDADEALAALQTLVENNFGEEDATLAPLTTSPANHIVSSVDDFIQGIPASNGVAIAPVFLYHPTPILIQQYHVENREEEWQRLQVAVQAAHEEIQAIFSQASIQIGDAEAAIFDAHLLFLEDPVVLEAVQQRIFEQHLNAEAAWQAVVNELANDYRRIEDSYLQERVADIVDVGQRVLRLLSRFESHLRNSEDKLTHLNLSEPVILIATDISPSDAARLDPTKILGICTTSGSAISHSAIIARRLGIPAIFGLPPEIMQVANNTIVALDGEIGRVWIEPEPDIQTALETKRNLQELAHQQAITTAANPAVTRDKTREIKVYANIGGISDTEEGLSLGAEGVGLFRTEFLYLERTTPPTEEEQIAVYQRIAQLLDHRPLIIRTLDVGGDKPIPYLDLPQESNPFLGWRGIRFCLDHPDILKTQLRAILKASLGHQIKIMFPMIATVQEIQAAKAILAQVRAELRQAGVLFDEKMEVGIMVEIPSAVILAEQLAAEVDFFSIGTNDLSQYVMAADRTHPLVASLVDAMHPAVLRMIQQTVQAAHKAGLWVGLCGELAANPLAAPILLGLGLDEVSLNPQGIPAFKQAIAQLTMAESEAIAASAMQQNSATDVREVVSAFLNRQLNNH is encoded by the coding sequence GTGGCAGCGGTTGGAATTGTCATAGTTTCTCACAGTCGCCAGCTAGCAGAAGGAGTTCGGGAACTGGCAGTGCAAATGGTTCAGGGCAAAGTCTTCCTGGCTGTTGCAGCAGGAATTGACGACCCAAAAAACCCTCTAGGTACAGATGCTATACAAGTTTATGAGGCGATCGCCTCAATTTACAATGATCAAGGTGTCCTTGTCTTAATGGATTTAGGCAGCGCTTTGATGAGTGCAGAAATGGCACTTGAGTTTCTCTCCCAAGAACAACGCGAAAAAGTCCATCTGTGTGAAGCACCACTTGTTGAAGGTGCAATTGCAGCTGCTGTTGCTGCAGCTTCTGGTTGCAACATTCAACAAGTGATGGCCCAAGCAAGGGGAGCATTAGTTGCTAAAGCCACTCAATTGGGTGTAAACGTGAGCCATATCCTTGGGGAAAGCACAGAGGTATCTACCTCGTCATTTGTCGTTGAAGGACAAATTACAAAACAAATACGTCTTACAGTCCGTAACCCCTTGGGATTACACGCTCGTCCTGCGGCGAAATTTGTGGCAACAGCAGCCCGTTTCCAATCTCAAATAAAAGTACAGAATATTACTAAGGGTACTGAAGCAGTACGCGCTGACAGTATCAACCAAGTCTCTATTTTGGGTGTACGTCAAGGACACGAATTGCTTATTACTGCTACTGGTTCTGATGCGGATGAGGCGCTGGCAGCATTGCAAACATTAGTCGAAAATAACTTTGGCGAAGAAGATGCCACTTTAGCTCCTCTTACTACTAGTCCAGCAAACCACATTGTTTCGTCTGTTGATGACTTTATCCAAGGTATTCCTGCTTCTAATGGAGTGGCGATCGCACCCGTTTTTCTCTATCACCCCACTCCGATTCTTATTCAGCAATACCACGTAGAAAATAGAGAAGAAGAGTGGCAACGTTTACAAGTTGCCGTACAAGCGGCTCACGAAGAAATTCAAGCTATATTCTCACAAGCATCTATCCAAATTGGAGACGCAGAAGCTGCCATTTTTGATGCTCATCTGCTCTTTCTAGAAGATCCTGTGGTACTTGAGGCAGTCCAGCAACGTATTTTTGAACAACACTTAAATGCGGAAGCAGCTTGGCAAGCAGTGGTCAATGAGTTGGCAAATGACTATCGTAGAATTGAGGACTCTTATTTACAAGAGCGAGTTGCTGATATTGTAGACGTGGGACAGCGAGTCTTACGACTGCTAAGTAGATTTGAATCCCATTTGAGAAATTCTGAGGACAAACTTACTCATTTGAATCTATCTGAGCCAGTTATTTTAATTGCAACTGATATAAGTCCTTCTGATGCAGCTAGGCTAGATCCAACTAAAATCCTGGGAATCTGTACAACATCTGGCAGTGCGATTTCACACAGTGCCATAATAGCTAGGAGATTAGGTATTCCTGCTATTTTTGGTTTACCACCAGAAATTATGCAAGTCGCAAATAATACTATAGTAGCACTGGATGGAGAGATTGGCAGAGTTTGGATAGAACCAGAACCAGATATCCAAACTGCACTTGAAACAAAGCGAAATCTACAGGAACTTGCTCATCAGCAAGCAATCACAACGGCGGCGAATCCAGCAGTGACTCGTGACAAGACGAGGGAAATCAAAGTATACGCTAATATTGGGGGTATCTCTGATACTGAAGAAGGTTTGAGCTTGGGTGCAGAAGGCGTGGGACTATTCCGCACTGAGTTTCTTTATTTGGAAAGAACAACACCGCCAACAGAAGAAGAACAAATAGCAGTTTATCAAAGAATCGCCCAACTTCTTGATCATCGTCCGTTGATTATTCGTACACTTGATGTGGGAGGCGACAAGCCAATTCCTTACCTGGATTTACCACAAGAAAGTAATCCTTTTTTGGGTTGGCGCGGAATTCGTTTTTGTCTGGATCATCCTGATATTTTGAAAACCCAGTTGCGGGCAATTTTAAAAGCGAGTCTCGGACATCAAATTAAGATTATGTTTCCGATGATTGCTACTGTGCAAGAAATACAAGCAGCCAAGGCAATATTAGCCCAAGTACGAGCAGAACTACGTCAAGCAGGTGTGCTTTTTGATGAAAAGATGGAAGTGGGGATAATGGTGGAGATACCTTCGGCAGTTATTCTTGCTGAACAGTTAGCGGCTGAAGTGGACTTTTTTAGTATCGGAACGAATGACCTTAGCCAGTATGTCATGGCGGCAGATCGCACGCATCCCTTAGTTGCAAGTTTGGTTGATGCAATGCATCCAGCTGTGTTGCGGATGATTCAGCAAACTGTCCAAGCTGCACATAAAGCAGGCCTTTGGGTGGGGTTATGTGGAGAACTCGCAGCCAATCCTCTAGCAGCGCCGATTTTACTAGGGTTGGGATTGGATGAAGTGAGTTTGAATCCGCAAGGTATCCCAGCATTTAAGCAGGCGATCGCCCAGTTGACAATGGCGGAATCAGAGGCGATCGCTGCATCAGCCATGCAGCAAAACTCTGCAACTGACGTCAGAGAAGTCGTCTCAGCCTTTCTAAACCGTCAACTTAACAATCACTAA
- a CDS encoding PepSY domain-containing protein: MMKIKQFLSRWSRTIHRWVGLYFAVVIAIYLIEIIALPSAFSSGLPTVDGKPPTQTVAENTRSLLSLEQATHALISLQPEGINTLEDIDEIAYLPTLGVYRFENKKRLFEWYLDAHNGKLLKYGFNATDFLEYRGLLGWFAPWIHNLIEMSFLFFMSTLAVSGVYLFIYPFLVKKNSEMKSSVVVPGESPCDSQ, encoded by the coding sequence ATGATGAAAATTAAACAGTTTCTATCAAGATGGTCAAGAACAATTCACCGATGGGTTGGGCTTTACTTTGCTGTGGTCATTGCAATTTACCTAATAGAAATAATTGCCCTTCCATCTGCTTTCAGTTCTGGCTTACCTACAGTTGACGGCAAACCACCCACTCAAACTGTTGCAGAAAATACCAGGTCTTTACTTTCTCTGGAACAGGCAACACATGCATTAATCTCTCTGCAGCCAGAGGGAATTAATACTTTAGAGGACATTGATGAAATTGCCTATCTACCAACTTTAGGCGTTTATCGATTTGAAAATAAAAAACGTCTGTTTGAGTGGTATCTTGATGCTCATAACGGCAAGTTGTTGAAATATGGTTTCAATGCTACCGATTTTTTGGAGTATCGAGGATTGCTAGGATGGTTTGCTCCCTGGATTCACAATCTGATTGAAATGTCCTTTTTGTTTTTTATGTCAACACTGGCAGTCAGCGGTGTTTATCTGTTCATTTATCCGTTTCTAGTAAAGAAAAATTCAGAGATGAAGTCAAGCGTAGTAGTACCAGGAGAAAGTCCATGCGACTCACAGTAA
- a CDS encoding O-methyltransferase: MSKLSKPSALNDAKVKTVLNRLHAEADRQLPRLILHYLPKLPGLFLGKGIKWDQTKTEYYNDKYIPIEPDQGEFLYLIARAINAKTIIEFGTSFGISTIYLATAVRDNGGGIVIGTEILHEKVVQARKNIAEAGLETYVDIREGDGLKTLTTLNKTVDLVLIDGWPELALDVLKIIDPFIRPGGIVVSDNVNTFKEPLKDYVDFLQNPANGYRSSTLNLKDGTEFSVKVRRHDEN, translated from the coding sequence ATGAGCAAACTTTCTAAACCAAGCGCACTCAACGACGCGAAAGTTAAAACTGTTTTAAATCGACTGCACGCAGAAGCTGATAGGCAATTACCTAGATTAATTCTCCACTACTTGCCAAAGCTTCCTGGCTTATTTTTGGGTAAGGGCATTAAGTGGGATCAGACAAAAACTGAATATTATAACGATAAATACATTCCCATTGAACCAGACCAAGGAGAATTCCTGTATTTAATAGCCCGTGCTATTAATGCCAAAACTATTATTGAGTTTGGCACTTCTTTTGGAATTTCTACAATTTATTTAGCGACTGCCGTGAGAGACAATGGTGGCGGCATTGTTATTGGCACCGAAATTTTACATGAGAAAGTCGTGCAAGCCAGAAAAAATATTGCTGAAGCAGGACTAGAAACCTATGTGGATATTCGAGAAGGTGATGGTTTAAAAACACTAACAACTTTAAATAAAACAGTTGATTTAGTATTGATTGATGGCTGGCCAGAATTAGCTTTGGATGTATTAAAAATTATAGACCCATTTATCCGACCAGGCGGAATTGTTGTCTCTGATAATGTCAATACCTTTAAGGAGCCGCTCAAAGATTATGTTGATTTTTTGCAAAACCCTGCTAATGGTTATCGGTCATCAACTTTAAATTTAAAGGACGGAACAGAATTTTCAGTTAAAGTCAGGAGGCATGATGAAAATTAA
- a CDS encoding FecR domain-containing protein, which yields MFRKFFLLIIISFWGVVVLPVTKQADATTPLTAAVIQDLRNLVQLIPYKNSKRPARKSDPMTPGDRLSTGRSALADLRFNDGSLARIGEQAVFQFLPQRRNFRLDDGTVVLLIPPGRGQTRISTPNAAAAIRGSALFVRYDPQTETTIVGALTNSGIQVSNKDASRKQELKAGQLIVLVKGELKGLYDFDLRTFYQTSTLVRDLNLTLKNGIPSSDLAIASVQAETAAAVAAQSPLTGQDVVVNPPFIKPTTPPDLPSNNITKNNSPANNIIETGEVVTNAVSSPTPKPSRSTPTDPVTQPTNPPTTTTSPIVTPPVTVTQPPVPVTQPTTVIPVTQPTVPVVTPVAQPSIPVVTPVTQPSIPVVTPVTQPTVPVVTPVAQPSIPVVTPVTQPSIPVVTPVTQPSIPVVTPVTQPTVPVVTPVAQPSIPVVTPVTQPTVPVVTPVTQPSIPVVTPVTQPSVPVTQPTQTVPQPASPSSVPTPTTPTVPQPASPSSVPTPTTPTVPSTTPVRPST from the coding sequence ATGTTTCGTAAGTTTTTTTTACTCATAATAATTAGTTTCTGGGGAGTTGTTGTCCTCCCTGTAACAAAACAAGCAGATGCTACAACTCCTTTGACTGCTGCGGTCATTCAAGACCTCCGCAATTTGGTGCAACTCATACCGTACAAGAATTCTAAGCGTCCGGCACGCAAATCGGATCCTATGACTCCGGGAGATAGGCTGTCCACAGGGCGATCTGCCTTGGCAGACTTACGTTTTAACGACGGTTCTTTGGCTAGGATCGGAGAACAGGCAGTTTTTCAATTCTTGCCACAAAGAAGAAACTTCAGGCTGGACGATGGGACAGTGGTACTGCTGATTCCACCAGGTAGGGGACAAACACGTATAAGCACGCCAAATGCCGCAGCAGCAATTCGCGGTTCAGCATTATTTGTACGTTATGATCCGCAAACGGAAACCACGATTGTTGGTGCACTGACAAACAGTGGTATTCAAGTTTCTAATAAAGACGCTTCTCGAAAACAAGAGCTAAAAGCAGGACAACTGATAGTTTTAGTTAAAGGGGAATTGAAAGGTTTATACGATTTCGATCTAAGAACTTTTTATCAAACGAGTACCCTGGTTCGGGATTTAAATCTGACTTTAAAAAATGGTATACCAAGTTCAGATCTGGCGATCGCCAGCGTTCAAGCTGAGACTGCTGCTGCTGTTGCTGCACAATCGCCCCTTACTGGTCAGGATGTTGTTGTAAACCCACCTTTTATAAAGCCAACGACTCCCCCCGATTTACCCAGTAACAACATTACTAAAAATAATTCTCCAGCTAACAACATTATAGAAACAGGAGAAGTTGTGACAAATGCCGTTTCATCTCCCACACCCAAGCCTAGTAGGTCTACACCTACCGATCCGGTGACGCAGCCAACCAACCCACCCACTACTACCACATCACCAATAGTTACACCTCCTGTAACGGTCACTCAACCTCCAGTACCAGTAACACAACCGACAACAGTAATACCAGTAACTCAACCTACAGTACCAGTAGTCACACCAGTCGCTCAGCCTTCTATACCAGTAGTCACACCAGTAACTCAGCCTTCTATACCAGTAGTCACACCAGTAACTCAACCTACAGTACCAGTAGTCACACCAGTCGCTCAGCCTTCTATACCAGTAGTCACACCAGTAACTCAACCTTCTATACCAGTAGTAACACCAGTCACTCAACCTTCTATACCAGTAGTCACACCAGTAACTCAACCTACAGTACCAGTAGTCACACCAGTCGCTCAACCTTCTATACCAGTAGTAACACCAGTAACTCAACCTACAGTACCAGTAGTAACACCAGTAACTCAACCTTCTATACCAGTAGTAACACCAGTCACTCAACCTTCTGTACCAGTAACACAACCGACACAAACAGTACCACAACCAGCAAGCCCATCTTCAGTACCAACACCAACGACTCCAACAGTACCACAACCGGCAAGCCCATCTTCAGTACCAACACCAACGACTCCAACAGTACCTTCAACAACTCCGGTAAGACCAAGTACATAA
- a CDS encoding sulfurtransferase, protein MIDNPCVVSCEWLLQHLDDSQVVIVDCRFSLAQPQLGRQQYQESHIPGAYYLDLNQDLSSPVGEHGGRHPLPNSIELAQKLSAIGINSQKTFVVAYDDSRLAFASRLWWLLRYFGHERVAVLNGGFSAWEKAGYPVTDVIPEPRIATFVPNLQPQMVVDFLGVKNRKDSQEVVLVDSREQDRFLGIREPTDKIAGHISGAVNYFWQEVTDSAGFLLPQQEQRQRWLELEDAKDIFVYCGSGVTACVNLLSLELAGIPTAKLYPGSWSDWISY, encoded by the coding sequence ATGATCGATAACCCTTGCGTTGTTTCTTGTGAATGGCTACTTCAACATCTTGATGATTCCCAAGTTGTTATCGTGGATTGTCGCTTTTCTCTGGCCCAGCCACAACTGGGAAGACAGCAATACCAAGAAAGTCACATCCCTGGAGCATATTACCTCGACTTGAATCAGGATCTTTCCAGTCCAGTGGGAGAACACGGAGGAAGACATCCTTTACCTAACTCTATTGAATTAGCTCAAAAATTATCAGCTATAGGAATCAATTCTCAAAAAACTTTTGTAGTCGCGTATGATGACTCTCGCCTTGCCTTTGCATCTCGTTTGTGGTGGCTGTTGCGCTATTTTGGACATGAGCGAGTGGCAGTACTGAATGGAGGGTTTTCTGCTTGGGAAAAAGCTGGATATCCTGTTACAGATGTGATTCCTGAACCTCGAATAGCGACTTTTGTCCCTAATCTACAGCCACAGATGGTTGTGGATTTTTTGGGAGTGAAAAACCGCAAAGATTCACAAGAGGTGGTGTTAGTTGATTCACGAGAACAAGATCGTTTTCTCGGTATTAGAGAACCAACTGATAAAATTGCGGGTCATATTTCTGGTGCGGTTAACTATTTTTGGCAGGAAGTAACTGACTCTGCAGGTTTTTTACTTCCGCAACAAGAGCAACGTCAACGCTGGTTAGAATTGGAAGATGCAAAGGACATTTTTGTCTATTGCGGTTCTGGCGTTACTGCTTGTGTGAATTTACTCTCCCTGGAACTGGCTGGAATTCCTACAGCTAAACTTTATCCCGGCAGCTGGAGTGATTGGATTAGTTATTAG